A genomic region of Runella rosea contains the following coding sequences:
- a CDS encoding TonB-dependent receptor produces MKHHFTAFFLIASLLCIYEVKGQIRLFGQIINKTTQKPISGASIQMLNSNVGTTSDSSGNYTLTVPSTGFNLRATAVGYYPKMRYFEPKKDTRYVFELAEEFKQLDEVTVKTNREDANVSSIEMSTLKLDTKSLRRIPVVFGEADIIKALLLQPGVSTVGEGAAGFNVRGGRTDQNLVLLDEMPLFSTSHLLGFFTNVNPDVVQDVTLYKAGIPAQYGGRLSSMMNINLKNGNPNKINYQAGAGNVSARLVAEGPLGKKLTFILGGRIAYPNWMIKKFPDNIRNSRAFFYDLNAKLRYQIGKNQQLTLSTYLNHDDFKFPDDTVYSWNAKAASLQWNAQLNDRLSLSAAAVYSDYAFQMEGVKEFYRFRFQSGITHKELKTNLIFAPSEAHRLDAGASMIRYDVAPGDRTRVDDESNINPKAIANEQAYEYSAYVSEEWNAARWITVQAGLRYAAFALVGPKTVYNYEAGVPRAPETATESTKYSFGQKIQSYGGFEPRVSLRIGLSKMHSIKLSYNRTRQYLHLITNTTAISPADFWKLSDNYLPPQVADQYAAGYYLNLKDNVYEFSVEGYYKNISSLLEAKNGAILLLNPQLETALITARGLAYGVELSAKKNKGQFTGQVNYTYARTFIQSLSTFALEQINQGNWFPANYDKPHILNVAANLTLGRGWSMSSNFTYNTGRPAIYPDGNYSVAGYPLINYSRRNADRIPDYHRLDWAITKNTRQNKEQLRYSTWVFSLYNVYGRENPYSVYFARFNRITRAYQLAVFGSIVPALSWNYNF; encoded by the coding sequence ATGAAACACCATTTTACTGCTTTCTTCCTGATTGCTTCTTTGTTATGTATCTACGAAGTGAAGGGTCAAATTCGATTATTTGGACAAATAATTAACAAAACAACCCAGAAACCCATCAGCGGAGCATCCATCCAAATGCTTAATTCCAACGTCGGTACTACCTCCGACAGCAGCGGAAATTATACCCTGACGGTGCCTTCTACGGGCTTCAATCTACGGGCTACGGCCGTGGGGTATTATCCCAAAATGCGTTATTTTGAACCTAAAAAAGATACCCGTTATGTATTTGAATTGGCCGAAGAATTTAAGCAACTGGACGAAGTAACGGTCAAAACCAACCGAGAAGATGCCAATGTTTCAAGCATCGAAATGAGTACGCTGAAACTGGATACCAAGAGCCTACGGCGTATACCGGTGGTATTTGGCGAAGCGGATATTATCAAAGCGCTTTTGCTTCAGCCGGGGGTATCAACGGTGGGTGAAGGGGCGGCGGGTTTCAACGTGCGAGGTGGGCGTACCGACCAAAATTTGGTGCTTTTGGACGAAATGCCACTGTTTAGTACGTCGCATTTGTTGGGTTTTTTTACCAACGTAAATCCTGATGTTGTGCAGGATGTTACGCTGTATAAAGCGGGGATTCCCGCCCAATACGGCGGGCGACTTTCGTCAATGATGAACATAAACCTCAAAAATGGGAATCCCAATAAAATCAATTATCAGGCAGGCGCAGGTAACGTCAGCGCACGATTGGTAGCCGAAGGGCCGTTGGGCAAAAAACTTACATTTATCCTTGGAGGACGCATTGCCTATCCCAATTGGATGATTAAAAAATTTCCTGATAATATCCGCAACAGTCGGGCTTTTTTCTACGACTTGAATGCTAAACTTCGCTATCAAATCGGCAAAAATCAGCAACTCACGCTGTCTACGTACTTGAATCACGATGATTTTAAGTTTCCCGATGACACGGTGTATAGCTGGAATGCCAAGGCGGCTTCGTTGCAGTGGAATGCGCAATTAAACGACCGACTTTCTCTCAGTGCCGCCGCTGTTTATAGCGATTATGCCTTCCAGATGGAAGGCGTCAAAGAATTTTATCGGTTTCGATTTCAGTCGGGAATTACGCACAAGGAGTTAAAAACGAATTTAATTTTTGCACCGTCTGAAGCCCACCGACTCGACGCGGGCGCAAGCATGATACGATACGATGTTGCCCCAGGTGATCGTACTCGGGTTGACGATGAGAGCAACATCAATCCCAAAGCCATTGCCAACGAGCAAGCCTACGAGTATAGCGCCTATGTTAGTGAGGAGTGGAACGCCGCGCGTTGGATTACCGTTCAGGCTGGATTGCGCTACGCGGCCTTTGCGTTGGTGGGCCCCAAGACGGTGTATAATTACGAAGCGGGCGTACCGCGCGCACCAGAAACGGCTACCGAAAGTACGAAGTACAGTTTTGGACAAAAAATTCAATCTTACGGCGGTTTTGAGCCACGCGTTTCGTTGCGAATCGGGTTGAGTAAAATGCATTCTATCAAATTGAGCTACAACCGTACGCGTCAATATTTGCACCTTATCACCAATACAACGGCTATTTCTCCCGCTGATTTTTGGAAATTGAGTGACAATTATCTGCCGCCTCAGGTAGCCGACCAGTATGCGGCTGGGTATTACCTCAACCTGAAAGACAATGTGTACGAGTTTTCGGTAGAAGGCTATTACAAAAACATCAGCTCCTTATTGGAAGCTAAAAATGGGGCCATTTTGTTGCTTAATCCCCAACTCGAAACGGCGCTTATTACCGCCCGTGGGCTGGCTTACGGCGTAGAATTGAGCGCAAAAAAGAACAAAGGTCAATTTACAGGACAGGTCAATTATACCTACGCCCGCACCTTTATCCAATCGCTCAGTACGTTTGCGTTGGAGCAGATTAATCAGGGCAATTGGTTTCCCGCCAATTATGACAAACCGCACATTCTCAACGTAGCCGCTAATCTCACGCTAGGGCGTGGTTGGTCGATGTCGTCCAATTTTACGTACAATACTGGCCGCCCTGCCATTTATCCCGATGGCAATTACAGCGTAGCGGGCTATCCGTTGATTAACTATTCGCGTCGTAACGCCGACCGAATTCCTGATTATCACCGCCTCGATTGGGCTATTACCAAGAATACCCGGCAGAATAAAGAACAATTGCGCTATAGTACTTGGGTGTTTTCGTTGTACAATGTTTACGGACGGGAGAATCCTTACTCGGTCTATTTTGCTCGATTCAACCGCATAACGAGGGCCTATCAATTGGCGGTGTTTGGGAGCATTGTCCCCGCGTTATCGTGGAACTATAATTTTTAG
- a CDS encoding DUF4249 domain-containing protein, with protein MRFIKNIPRKFISAILLSGLLVSCIREIDLALRVENPVLVVDGMITDEMPPYNVKLTYTGVYEASNRINENQAVSGARVTISDDQGLKTQLEQVLEEPGKYQTNDPQYWGRVGRSYTLTVELPNGEVYESSPEKLMAVPEIDKLYSEFTENGSGDQRVGYNVFMDTKDPKDAPNYYRWQAIGYRMRLATGVLNPFSGAMENKQCWQSFKKETIDIETDVDFDGNTIQKRLMLYSPAYSNGQYLIEVSQMSLSREVYQFWRRMNEQLTRTGSIFDPLPSPVEGNISLKTNPNKLALGYFGASAVSKKRLIIFETDEAKRQRIEVSSQPFIPTGGCTNIFSGTTPFKPSGW; from the coding sequence ATGAGATTTATCAAAAATATACCTAGAAAATTCATTTCGGCAATCCTTCTCTCGGGGTTGCTCGTTTCGTGTATTCGCGAAATTGACCTTGCCCTGCGCGTCGAAAATCCCGTTTTGGTGGTAGATGGAATGATTACGGATGAAATGCCGCCTTACAACGTCAAGCTCACTTATACGGGCGTATATGAAGCTTCCAATCGCATCAACGAAAATCAGGCTGTTAGCGGTGCTCGTGTTACCATTAGTGATGACCAAGGCCTGAAAACGCAATTGGAGCAGGTACTGGAAGAGCCCGGAAAGTACCAAACGAACGACCCGCAATACTGGGGTCGGGTGGGGCGTTCGTACACGCTTACGGTGGAGCTTCCCAACGGAGAAGTGTATGAGTCAAGCCCTGAAAAATTAATGGCAGTGCCCGAAATTGATAAATTGTACAGTGAGTTTACCGAAAATGGTAGCGGAGACCAGCGCGTGGGATACAACGTCTTTATGGATACGAAAGATCCCAAAGATGCTCCCAATTATTACCGTTGGCAGGCCATTGGCTACAGGATGCGTTTGGCGACAGGAGTGCTTAATCCTTTTTCGGGGGCGATGGAAAACAAACAGTGTTGGCAATCATTTAAGAAAGAAACAATAGATATCGAAACCGACGTTGATTTTGATGGAAATACTATACAGAAACGGCTGATGCTTTACAGTCCTGCCTATTCCAACGGGCAATATTTAATCGAAGTGAGCCAGATGTCGCTGTCACGCGAGGTATATCAATTTTGGCGACGTATGAACGAACAATTGACGCGCACGGGCAGCATTTTCGATCCGTTACCGAGTCCAGTTGAAGGAAATATTTCACTCAAAACAAACCCCAACAAATTGGCGTTAGGGTATTTTGGTGCTTCGGCTGTTTCCAAAAAACGCCTCATTATTTTTGAAACCGACGAGGCCAAGCGGCAACGCATAGAAGTATCATCTCAGCCTTTTATTCCAACTGGAGGATGCACGAATATTTTTTCAGGCACCACTCCATTCAAACCAAGCGGTTGGTAA
- a CDS encoding BamA/TamA family outer membrane protein, whose protein sequence is MLLLAFFTNFWLSFFEPPADTTAKIVVRQVNFTGNFRTRERIIRREMDVRAGDTLTRQKLDSLLEYDRRKILNTNLFVTVELKQKPVVDTTQLVYITADGKRIGNLKEIDLDVIVKEQWYMLAFPVFQLADRNFNEWWYERDRDFSRTIYGVYALHQNLTGNNDRLRLRAEFGFIPRLDIYYSTPYLDKKQRMGLTIGILRITNRTLAYRTNQDKLMFLGSESRTRERIVPYLTITHRPKFYGHHSFSAQYSITSVTDTIARLNPNYFLNGIKRQNYLQLSYSHFYDRRDRGQYALKGFYYGFNISQSGILPKDDVHLSEATLSFGQYVPLAKKLFFSYQTKAKFSTPGKQPFLQIRGLGYGGDLVRGYELYVIDGQHFGYAKTNLRYQLLNRTFNLSKLIKFRQFNTFPLAIYPNIYADFGYSRNQYPELNNSKLANRLLAGGGIGIDFVSWYNFVGHLNYSINHLGEARPYFSFGREF, encoded by the coding sequence ATGCTCCTTCTCGCTTTTTTTACTAATTTTTGGCTATCATTTTTTGAACCTCCTGCGGATACTACTGCAAAAATTGTGGTGCGCCAAGTAAACTTTACGGGCAATTTTCGCACCCGTGAACGCATCATTCGACGCGAGATGGACGTACGCGCTGGCGATACGCTTACACGACAGAAACTGGATTCGTTGCTCGAATATGACCGCCGTAAAATCCTGAATACCAACCTATTTGTAACGGTCGAATTGAAACAAAAACCCGTAGTTGATACCACTCAACTCGTGTACATTACCGCCGACGGCAAGCGTATCGGGAATCTAAAAGAGATTGACCTTGACGTCATTGTGAAAGAGCAATGGTACATGCTGGCGTTTCCAGTATTTCAATTGGCCGACCGCAACTTTAATGAATGGTGGTACGAACGCGACCGAGATTTTAGCCGAACCATTTACGGCGTTTATGCCCTGCACCAAAACCTGACCGGCAACAACGATCGCCTGCGACTGCGGGCGGAGTTTGGTTTTATTCCCCGTTTAGATATTTACTATTCAACGCCTTATCTCGACAAAAAGCAACGAATGGGCTTGACCATTGGTATATTACGGATTACAAATCGCACTTTGGCTTACCGTACCAATCAGGATAAATTGATGTTTTTGGGCAGCGAAAGTCGCACCCGCGAGCGAATTGTACCGTACCTTACCATTACCCACCGGCCCAAATTTTACGGCCATCACTCGTTTAGCGCCCAATATTCCATTACTTCCGTCACCGACACCATCGCGCGCCTCAACCCGAATTATTTCCTCAACGGCATCAAACGTCAAAATTACCTTCAACTTTCCTATTCGCACTTCTATGACCGCCGCGACCGTGGGCAATACGCCCTGAAAGGATTTTACTACGGCTTTAATATTAGTCAATCGGGCATCTTACCCAAGGATGACGTCCACTTATCTGAAGCTACGCTTAGCTTCGGGCAGTACGTTCCTTTGGCCAAAAAGCTTTTTTTTAGTTACCAGACCAAAGCTAAATTTTCAACACCGGGAAAGCAACCCTTTTTACAGATTCGCGGCTTAGGCTACGGCGGCGACTTGGTAAGAGGGTATGAGTTATATGTAATTGATGGTCAACATTTTGGATACGCAAAGACCAATCTTCGGTATCAATTGCTCAATCGGACCTTCAACCTGAGCAAGCTCATCAAGTTTCGACAGTTCAATACTTTTCCGTTGGCGATTTATCCCAATATCTACGCCGACTTCGGGTATTCTCGTAACCAATACCCAGAGCTTAACAACAGTAAGTTAGCCAATCGCCTTTTGGCAGGTGGAGGCATCGGCATCGACTTCGTATCTTGGTACAATTTTGTAGGCCACCTCAATTACTCCATCAATCACCTCGGAGAAGCACGGCCTTATTTTTCGTTTGGCCGGGAGTTTTAA
- a CDS encoding type II toxin-antitoxin system VapC family toxin produces the protein MNGIDFLADTNFLIYVHEGTSIVEPFLDYHFAISYVTEIELLGKFSLSKTEKTLLRKLHDECFIIDMNPNIKDRCIWIRQRYKIKLPDAIIAATAIEVGLPFISSDKGFSIIKELNFLYLEKI, from the coding sequence ATGAATGGGATTGATTTTTTGGCCGACACTAATTTTTTGATTTATGTACACGAGGGGACCAGTATAGTTGAACCTTTTCTAGATTATCATTTTGCTATTTCGTACGTTACAGAAATAGAGCTTTTAGGGAAATTCAGTCTTTCGAAAACTGAAAAAACACTACTCCGAAAACTTCATGATGAGTGTTTTATTATTGACATGAACCCAAATATCAAAGACCGTTGTATTTGGATTCGTCAGAGATACAAAATTAAGTTGCCTGATGCCATTATTGCAGCTACAGCAATAGAAGTAGGGCTTCCTTTTATCAGTTCGGATAAAGGGTTCTCTATTATTAAAGAATTGAACTTTCTTTATTTAGAGAAAATATAG
- a CDS encoding M15 family metallopeptidase: MLIFDFPKKATTKEIRRYNTVGLLFGVKDSLSVVIKKYMIPKMIIAGVLMTLGVTGYGQTKIGAFERKFIDRGLVDVQKLDPTLKVELKYSTTDNFIKEDVYGDLERAYLQPMAAEKLVKANKFLKQEKPNYTLLVYDGARPRSVTKIFWKRMSHLPYNRREDFVADPARGSIHNFGCAVDLTIADEKGQPLDMGTIFDFFGELAEPRREAAMLKAGKLTKQQLENRKLLRRVMIKAGYTSIQTEWWHYNAMSRERAKATYGFIE; this comes from the coding sequence ATGCTTATTTTTGACTTTCCGAAAAAAGCCACGACAAAAGAAATACGCCGTTATAACACCGTTGGGCTATTGTTTGGCGTTAAAGATTCGTTGAGCGTAGTGATAAAGAAGTATATGATACCTAAAATGATTATCGCTGGGGTCCTTATGACGCTGGGCGTGACTGGTTATGGTCAAACGAAAATAGGCGCCTTTGAACGAAAATTCATTGACCGTGGCTTGGTAGATGTTCAGAAATTGGACCCTACCCTCAAAGTAGAATTGAAGTACTCTACCACCGATAATTTTATCAAAGAAGATGTTTACGGCGATTTGGAGCGGGCATACCTGCAACCCATGGCCGCCGAAAAACTGGTAAAAGCCAATAAGTTTCTGAAACAAGAAAAGCCCAACTATACACTTTTGGTCTACGACGGTGCCCGGCCACGGAGTGTGACCAAGATTTTTTGGAAACGCATGAGTCACTTGCCATATAACCGTCGCGAAGATTTTGTGGCCGACCCCGCGCGCGGCTCCATCCATAATTTTGGCTGCGCCGTCGACCTGACCATTGCCGATGAAAAAGGCCAACCGCTAGACATGGGCACCATTTTTGATTTTTTTGGGGAACTGGCCGAGCCACGCCGCGAAGCCGCCATGCTTAAAGCGGGCAAGCTCACCAAGCAACAATTAGAAAATCGTAAATTGCTCCGACGCGTGATGATAAAAGCCGGCTACACGTCTATTCAGACCGAATGGTGGCACTACAATGCCATGTCGAGAGAGCGTGCTAAGGCAACGTATGGATTTATTGAGTAA
- a CDS encoding Gfo/Idh/MocA family protein → MKFKPKDMTVSRRDFVQKSAMAVGSFFIVPRHVLGKGFTAPSDKLNLAAIGAGGKGTSDIFNASNNGVNNVTALCDVDYKQAAKSIERFPNAAKYKDWRVMFEKEGKNIDAVTISTPDHNHAVIAMAAMQLGKHVYVQKPLTHNIYEARMLTEAARKYKVVSQMGNQGASNPAQLQMVEWFNKGLVGPVHTVQIWTNRPVWPQGIPTPSGKPDMPEGIAWEQWVGPAQWVDYHPGYHPFKWRGWWNFGTGALGDIGCHTIDTPFRVLGLNYPTEVECSIGAVFIKDWQPEYIPEGCPPSSSVEIKFPATAKNKTEMKMIWMDGGLRPFHPDWIPASEPLSTDGNGANGVLMIGSKGIIACDMYGNNPKIYMKNGDKVVMAKDSKYAAPVNLPEYGHQIHWTEACKAGFGSDKHKGLTSSFDYSGPLTETVLMGNLAIRSYMLRKAQGNGFDYYGRKKLLWNGTDMKITNFEDANQFVSRPYRDGWKLV, encoded by the coding sequence ATGAAATTCAAACCAAAAGACATGACGGTATCGCGCCGGGACTTTGTCCAGAAAAGTGCGATGGCCGTGGGTAGTTTTTTTATTGTTCCTCGCCACGTATTAGGGAAGGGCTTTACGGCTCCTTCTGACAAATTGAATTTGGCCGCTATTGGTGCGGGAGGAAAAGGAACCAGTGATATTTTTAATGCGTCCAACAACGGCGTTAATAACGTAACGGCTCTTTGTGATGTAGACTACAAGCAAGCCGCCAAGTCCATTGAGCGTTTTCCAAACGCTGCAAAATACAAAGATTGGCGGGTAATGTTTGAAAAGGAAGGGAAAAACATTGACGCGGTCACTATTTCAACCCCCGACCACAACCACGCGGTCATTGCAATGGCGGCCATGCAATTGGGCAAACACGTTTATGTACAAAAACCCCTTACGCACAATATCTACGAAGCACGTATGCTTACCGAGGCAGCACGTAAGTACAAGGTGGTTTCACAAATGGGGAACCAGGGAGCGTCAAACCCCGCTCAGCTTCAAATGGTTGAGTGGTTCAATAAAGGTTTGGTAGGCCCTGTACACACGGTACAGATTTGGACGAACCGCCCTGTATGGCCACAGGGAATCCCTACGCCCTCGGGCAAGCCCGATATGCCTGAAGGCATTGCTTGGGAACAATGGGTAGGTCCAGCCCAGTGGGTAGATTATCACCCCGGCTACCATCCGTTCAAATGGCGCGGCTGGTGGAATTTTGGAACAGGAGCATTGGGTGACATCGGTTGCCACACCATTGATACTCCTTTCCGGGTATTAGGGCTTAATTATCCCACCGAAGTGGAATGCAGTATAGGCGCGGTCTTTATCAAAGACTGGCAGCCGGAATATATTCCAGAAGGTTGTCCGCCGTCGTCGTCGGTTGAGATTAAGTTCCCAGCTACTGCTAAGAACAAAACCGAAATGAAGATGATATGGATGGACGGCGGATTGCGGCCTTTCCACCCCGATTGGATTCCAGCAAGTGAGCCGCTCAGCACCGATGGCAACGGAGCAAACGGCGTGCTTATGATCGGGTCAAAAGGAATTATTGCCTGCGATATGTACGGTAATAACCCTAAGATTTATATGAAAAACGGGGATAAAGTCGTAATGGCCAAAGACAGCAAGTATGCAGCACCGGTCAATCTGCCAGAGTATGGCCATCAAATCCACTGGACCGAGGCGTGCAAGGCAGGATTCGGCAGCGACAAGCACAAAGGCTTAACATCGTCGTTTGATTACTCTGGACCGCTAACCGAAACCGTCTTAATGGGTAACTTAGCGATCCGCAGCTATATGCTCCGCAAGGCGCAAGGCAATGGTTTTGATTATTATGGCCGCAAAAAACTCTTGTGGAACGGCACAGATATGAAGATTACTAACTTCGAAGATGCCAACCAATTTGTGTCACGTCCTTACCGCGACGGCTGGAAATTAGTCTAA
- a CDS encoding HEAT repeat domain-containing protein, with protein MLNEQIITDYLMGHLSEAERIVFEQRLTSDPVLRKEVEELRRVWQDLQNAEAETDDEMDALFYRSLQGEKMLETTIVALKPQPWLTYLKYAAAVAGVAITFWLGRQSAPTQIEYRTITARPPVPKSIDRQQSLPETVAETVNLTNQPKKKPKEETISQQIATLRREMKMTQELVILSLLKDQSASERLKGLNYAAALNNPKPAVIQALIKTLREDESLNVRLSTIETLERFKQTDEVKKVLVNQLTQTSEPTEQTTLIETLVRMRVKESLPIFEQLQKDEKVDRSVRLLAGSGIGELAMIAD; from the coding sequence ATGTTAAACGAACAAATCATAACGGACTACCTGATGGGACATCTTTCCGAGGCAGAACGGATTGTGTTTGAGCAGCGACTTACTTCCGACCCCGTTTTGCGGAAAGAGGTAGAAGAGTTGAGGCGCGTTTGGCAGGACCTCCAAAACGCCGAAGCAGAAACTGATGACGAAATGGATGCCCTGTTCTATCGTTCGCTGCAAGGTGAAAAAATGCTTGAAACTACGATTGTGGCGCTCAAACCTCAGCCGTGGCTCACGTACCTGAAGTATGCTGCCGCCGTAGCGGGTGTGGCGATTACCTTTTGGCTCGGTCGACAAAGTGCCCCTACCCAAATTGAATACCGCACCATCACCGCCAGGCCACCCGTTCCGAAATCCATTGACCGCCAACAATCATTACCCGAAACCGTAGCAGAGACGGTCAATTTAACCAACCAACCCAAGAAAAAGCCCAAAGAAGAAACGATTTCCCAACAAATTGCGACGCTACGACGGGAAATGAAAATGACGCAGGAACTGGTGATTTTAAGCCTTTTGAAAGACCAATCGGCTTCAGAACGACTCAAGGGGCTTAATTATGCAGCGGCGCTCAACAACCCTAAACCTGCTGTTATTCAAGCCTTGATCAAAACCCTACGAGAGGATGAAAGTTTGAACGTGCGCCTCTCCACCATCGAAACACTGGAGCGGTTTAAACAAACCGACGAAGTGAAAAAAGTATTGGTCAACCAACTTACCCAAACATCTGAGCCTACTGAGCAAACAACACTCATTGAAACACTAGTGCGAATGCGCGTAAAAGAAAGTTTGCCCATCTTTGAACAACTCCAAAAAGACGAAAAAGTGGACAGGTCCGTGCGGCTTTTGGCCGGAAGCGGTATCGGAGAACTGGCCATGATTGCTGATTAA
- a CDS encoding RNA polymerase sigma factor has protein sequence MTDEQAMYAVSQGDLDKAAILYERYKKSLLNFFLYRQSDRENARDLTQQVFLRMLRYRHTYREGASFRTWVLEIARNVFFDYLKQNPTYSDLADVPDMGESYDETEEQHQYLHNALAQLPDQYREVLLLSRFQNMSYEEIGQTLGLSVANVKVRVFRAMQKLRDLYFNVSSE, from the coding sequence ATGACCGACGAACAGGCCATGTATGCCGTAAGCCAAGGAGATTTAGACAAGGCGGCCATCTTGTACGAACGCTACAAAAAGTCGTTGCTGAACTTCTTCCTTTACCGACAAAGCGACCGTGAAAATGCCCGGGATTTGACCCAACAGGTATTTCTGCGCATGTTGCGGTATCGGCATACGTATCGTGAAGGCGCCTCGTTTCGTACGTGGGTGTTGGAGATTGCCCGAAATGTTTTTTTTGATTACCTCAAACAAAACCCGACGTACTCCGACCTTGCCGATGTTCCGGACATGGGCGAGTCGTATGACGAAACCGAAGAGCAGCATCAGTATTTGCATAACGCGCTGGCCCAGTTGCCCGACCAATACCGCGAAGTGCTGTTGTTGAGCCGGTTTCAAAATATGAGTTACGAAGAAATCGGTCAAACGCTGGGTCTGTCGGTCGCCAATGTGAAAGTACGGGTGTTCAGGGCCATGCAGAAATTACGGGATTTATATTTTAACGTAAGCAGTGAATAG